The Klebsiella sp. RHBSTW-00484 genome includes a window with the following:
- the rodZ gene encoding cytoskeleton protein RodZ: protein MNTEATQDHQEANTTGARLRTAREQLGLSQQAVAERLCLKVSTVRDIEDDKAPADLASTFLRGYIRSYARLVHIPEEELLPMMAKQAPIRAAKVAPMQSFSLGKRRKKRDGWLMSFTWLVLFVVIGLSGAWWWQDHKAQQDEISTMADQSTAELNSGDNNSQNIPLGNDSANSAPDAVANSAPVDTSTAPAASTPAPAPVDNNAVVAPSQANVDTAATPAPAAVNPTSPLPGDQANVAATAASAQDLVLNFSADCWLEVSDATGKKLFSGLQRKGGNLNLSGQAPYKLKIGAPAAVQIQYLGKPVDLSRFIRTNQVARLTLNAEQSPAQ, encoded by the coding sequence ATGAATACTGAAGCCACTCAAGACCATCAAGAAGCAAACACCACGGGCGCGCGTCTGCGTACGGCTCGTGAACAACTCGGACTCAGCCAGCAAGCGGTGGCAGAGCGCTTATGCCTGAAGGTTTCCACGGTTCGTGATATTGAAGACGATAAGGCCCCAGCCGATCTTGCTTCAACCTTCCTGCGCGGCTATATCCGTTCTTATGCTCGCCTTGTGCACATTCCCGAAGAAGAACTGCTGCCAATGATGGCGAAACAGGCTCCCATTCGCGCGGCAAAAGTTGCGCCAATGCAGAGTTTCTCGCTGGGCAAACGTCGTAAAAAGCGTGATGGCTGGCTGATGAGCTTTACCTGGCTGGTCCTGTTTGTGGTGATCGGACTCAGCGGCGCCTGGTGGTGGCAAGACCACAAAGCGCAGCAGGACGAGATCTCCACCATGGCCGATCAATCCACCGCTGAGCTGAATTCTGGCGATAATAATAGCCAAAACATTCCTCTGGGTAATGATTCGGCGAATTCTGCACCGGACGCTGTTGCTAACAGCGCGCCGGTAGATACTTCTACTGCGCCAGCGGCGTCAACCCCGGCTCCGGCCCCGGTAGATAACAACGCCGTTGTTGCGCCTTCTCAGGCGAATGTCGATACTGCGGCAACTCCAGCGCCTGCAGCGGTAAATCCAACCTCTCCACTACCTGGCGATCAGGCAAACGTGGCCGCTACAGCGGCTTCAGCTCAGGATCTGGTGCTGAACTTCTCCGCTGATTGCTGGCTGGAAGTGAGCGATGCTACCGGTAAAAAGCTGTTCAGCGGTTTGCAACGTAAAGGTGGTAACCTGAATCTGAGCGGTCAGGCGCCTTATAAGCTGAAAATTGGTGCACCGGCAGCAGTACAGATTCAGTATCTGGGTAAACCCGTCGATTTGAGTCGTTTTATCAGAACTAACCAGGTTGCGCGTCTGACCCTTAATGCCGAACAATCACCGGCGCAGTAA
- the ispG gene encoding flavodoxin-dependent (E)-4-hydroxy-3-methylbut-2-enyl-diphosphate synthase, producing the protein MHNQAPIQRRKSKRIYVGNVPIGDGAPIAVQSMTNTRTTDVAATVNQIKALERVGADIVRVSVPTMDAAEAFKLIKQQVNVPLVADIHFDYRIALKVAEYGVDCLRINPGNIGNEERIRMVVDCARDKNIPIRIGVNAGSLEKDLQEKYGEPTPQALLESAMRHVDHLDRLNFDQFKVSVKASDVFLAVESYRLLAKQIDQPLHLGITEAGGARSGAVKSAIGLGLLLNEGIGDTLRVSLAADPVEEIKVGFDILKSLRIRARGINFIACPTCSRQEFDVIGTVNALEQRLEDIITPMDISIIGCVVNGPGEALVSTLGVTGGNKKSGLYEDGVRKDRLDNDDMIDQLEARIRAKASMLDEARRIDIQQVEAK; encoded by the coding sequence ATGCATAACCAGGCTCCGATTCAACGTAGAAAATCTAAACGAATTTACGTTGGGAATGTGCCAATTGGCGATGGTGCACCTATCGCCGTACAGTCGATGACCAATACTCGCACCACTGACGTGGCGGCGACAGTCAATCAAATTAAAGCGTTAGAACGCGTTGGCGCAGACATTGTCCGCGTTTCCGTGCCGACAATGGACGCGGCTGAAGCATTCAAGCTTATCAAACAGCAGGTTAATGTCCCGCTGGTTGCCGATATCCACTTTGATTACCGTATTGCGCTGAAGGTTGCGGAATACGGCGTCGATTGCCTGCGTATTAACCCAGGTAATATCGGTAATGAAGAGCGTATTCGCATGGTCGTGGACTGCGCTCGCGATAAAAATATTCCCATTCGTATCGGGGTGAACGCCGGTTCTCTGGAAAAAGATCTCCAGGAAAAATATGGTGAACCGACGCCGCAGGCGCTGCTGGAATCGGCTATGCGTCATGTCGATCATCTCGATCGTCTGAACTTCGATCAGTTCAAAGTCAGCGTAAAAGCTTCCGATGTATTCCTGGCGGTTGAATCCTATCGTCTGCTGGCGAAGCAGATCGATCAGCCTCTGCACCTGGGGATCACCGAAGCCGGTGGCGCCCGCAGCGGTGCGGTGAAATCGGCTATTGGCCTCGGTTTACTGCTTAATGAAGGCATTGGCGACACCCTGCGCGTTTCGCTGGCGGCGGATCCGGTTGAAGAGATCAAAGTCGGATTCGACATTCTGAAGTCTCTGCGTATTCGCGCGCGCGGCATTAACTTCATTGCTTGCCCAACCTGCTCGCGTCAGGAGTTTGACGTTATCGGCACCGTTAATGCGCTGGAGCAGCGTCTGGAAGATATCATTACGCCGATGGATATTTCGATCATTGGCTGCGTGGTAAACGGTCCTGGTGAGGCGCTGGTATCTACGCTCGGCGTAACCGGCGGCAATAAGAAAAGTGGCCTGTACGAAGATGGCGTACGTAAAGACAGGCTGGATAACGACGATATGATCGATCAGTTGGAAGCGCGTATCCGTGCCAAAGCATCGATGCTTGATGAAGCGCGTCGTATCGATATTCAACAGGTTGAAGCAAAATAA
- the ndk gene encoding nucleoside-diphosphate kinase, which translates to MAIERTFSIIKPNAVAKNVIGGIFSRFEAAGFKIVGTKMLHLTVEQARGFYAEHEGRPFFDGLVEFMTSGPIVVSVLEGENAVQRHRDLLGATNPANALAGTLRADYADSFTENGTHGSDSVESAAREIAFFFAEGEVCPRTR; encoded by the coding sequence ATGGCTATTGAACGTACTTTTTCCATCATCAAACCAAACGCGGTGGCAAAAAACGTTATTGGCGGCATCTTTTCTCGCTTTGAAGCTGCAGGGTTCAAAATTGTCGGCACCAAAATGCTGCACCTGACCGTTGAGCAGGCTCGCGGTTTTTATGCTGAGCACGAAGGCCGCCCATTCTTCGACGGCCTGGTTGAATTTATGACTTCTGGCCCGATCGTCGTATCCGTGCTGGAAGGCGAAAATGCGGTCCAGCGTCACCGTGACCTGCTGGGCGCAACCAACCCGGCGAACGCGCTGGCAGGTACCCTGCGCGCTGACTACGCTGACAGCTTTACCGAGAACGGCACCCACGGTTCTGATTCTGTTGAATCTGCTGCGCGCGAAATCGCGTTCTTCTTTGCGGAAGGCGAGGTTTGCCCGCGCACCCGCTAA
- a CDS encoding bifunctional tRNA (adenosine(37)-C2)-methyltransferase TrmG/ribosomal RNA large subunit methyltransferase RlmN, whose protein sequence is MSEQIVTPDSAALTVPNKDAKINLLDLNRQQMREFFKDMGEKPFRADQVMKWMYHYCCDNFDEMTDINKVLRGKLKEIAEIRAPEVVEEQRSSDGTIKWAIAVGDQRVETVYIPEDDRATLCVSSQVGCALECKFCSTAQQGFNRNLRVSEIIGQVWRAAKIVGAVKATGVRPITNVVMMGMGEPLLNLTNVVPAMEIMLDDFGFGLSKRRVTLSTSGVVPALDKLGDMIDVALAISLHAPNDTIRDEIVPINKKYNIETFLNSVRGYISKSNANQGRVTIEYVMLDHVNDGTEHAHELAELLKDTPCKINLIPWNPFPGAPYGRSSNSRIDRFSKVLMEYGFTTIVRKTRGDDIDAACGQLAGDVIDRTKRTLRKRMQGEAIDVKAI, encoded by the coding sequence ATGTCTGAACAAATAGTCACACCTGATAGCGCCGCTCTGACGGTGCCGAACAAAGATGCCAAAATCAACCTGCTGGATCTGAACCGTCAGCAGATGCGCGAGTTTTTCAAAGATATGGGCGAAAAGCCTTTCCGCGCCGATCAGGTGATGAAATGGATGTATCACTACTGCTGCGATAACTTTGATGAGATGACCGACATCAACAAAGTCCTGCGCGGCAAACTGAAGGAAATCGCGGAGATCCGCGCACCCGAAGTTGTTGAAGAGCAGCGCTCCAGCGATGGTACTATCAAATGGGCGATTGCCGTTGGCGATCAGCGCGTTGAAACCGTGTATATCCCGGAAGACGATCGCGCCACCCTGTGCGTCTCTTCCCAGGTTGGCTGTGCGCTGGAGTGCAAATTTTGCTCTACGGCGCAGCAGGGCTTTAACCGTAATCTGCGGGTATCGGAAATTATCGGCCAGGTCTGGCGTGCGGCGAAAATTGTCGGCGCGGTGAAGGCAACGGGCGTGCGTCCGATCACCAACGTGGTAATGATGGGGATGGGCGAACCGCTGCTGAACCTGACCAACGTGGTTCCGGCGATGGAAATCATGCTCGACGACTTCGGCTTTGGCCTGTCCAAACGTCGCGTGACCCTGTCGACTTCCGGTGTGGTACCGGCGCTGGATAAGCTTGGCGATATGATTGACGTTGCGCTGGCGATCTCCTTGCACGCACCGAACGACACCATTCGTGACGAAATCGTACCGATCAACAAGAAATACAATATCGAGACCTTTCTGAACTCGGTGCGTGGCTACATTTCGAAGTCCAACGCCAATCAGGGCCGCGTGACTATCGAATACGTTATGCTGGATCACGTCAATGATGGTACCGAGCATGCGCATGAGCTGGCCGAGCTGTTGAAAGATACACCATGTAAGATCAACCTGATCCCATGGAACCCCTTCCCGGGCGCGCCGTATGGCCGTAGCTCCAACAGCCGTATTGACCGTTTCTCCAAAGTGTTGATGGAATACGGTTTTACCACGATTGTGCGTAAAACCCGTGGCGATGACATTGATGCCGCCTGCGGCCAGCTGGCGGGTGATGTAATCGACCGCACCAAGCGCACTCTGCGTAAGCGTATGCAGGGTGAAGCGATCGACGTTAAGGCAATCTGA